From Coturnix japonica isolate 7356 chromosome 1, Coturnix japonica 2.1, whole genome shotgun sequence, the proteins below share one genomic window:
- the MIEF1 gene encoding mitochondrial dynamics protein MID51: MAGAGPRKGKKDDNGIGTAIDFVLSNARLVLGVGGAAMLGIATLAVKRMYDRAISAPSSPTRLNQSGKRSWEEPNWLGSSSRLLSQDMKTNLSRSLQTLPTDSSATDTDFFRPTKSKPPAKRSQVELKQSRLRLSLQEKLFAYYQRKVAIPTDEQALAKQAAVDICAELRSFLRAKLPDMPLRDMYLSGSLYDDLQVVTADHIQLIVPLMLEQNLWSCIPGEETIMNIPGFYLVRRENPEYFPRGSSYWDRCVVGGYLSPKAVAETFEKVVAGSINWPAIGSLLDYVIRPAAPPADLTLEVQYDPERRLFIDFLPSLTLGDIVLVAKPHRLAQNDNLWRLSLRPAETARLRALDQCDSGCRCLCLKIFKAVCKLNPALGHLTASQLTNVILHLSQEESNWSQDVLADRFLQALKGLIRYLEAGVLPSSLNPKVNLFSELTPEEVDELGYTLYSSLSEPESLLQT; encoded by the exons ATGGCGGGCGCTGGGCCGCGCAAAGGCAAAAAGGACGACAATGGCATTGGCACCGCCATCGACTTTGTGCTGTCCAACGCACGGCTTGTGTTGGGCGTGGGTGGAGCTGCCATGCTGGGCATTGCCACGCTGGCTGTCAAACGG ATGTATGATCGTGCAAtcagtgctcccagcagccccactcGCTTGAACCAGTCAGGAAAGAGAAGCTGGGAAGAGCCAAATTGGTTGGGATCCTCCTCTCGCTTACTGAGCCAGGACATGAAGACTAACCTCAGCCGCTCCCTGCAGACCCTTCCCACCGACAGTTCGGCCACCGACACAG ACTTTTTTCGACCCACTAAATCCAAGCCACCTGCCAAGAGGAGCCAGGTGGAGCTGAAACAATCCCGCCTTCGTCTGTCTctgcaagaaaagctgtttgcttaTTACCAGAGGAAGGTCGCTATCCCCACAGATGAGCAAGCCCTGGCCAAGCAAGCAGCCGTGGACATCTGTGCTGAGCTGCGCAGCTTCCTCCGTGCCAAGCTGCCGGACATGCCCCTGCGTGACATGTATCTCAGTGGCAGCCTGTATGATGATCTGCAG GTAGTGACAGCTGACCATATCCAGCTTATTGTGCCTCTGATGCTGGAGCAGAACTTGTGGTCATGCATCCCTGGAGAGGAAACTATCATGAATATTCCTGGCTTCTACTTGGTGCGTCGGGAAAACCCAGAGTACTTTCCCCGTGGGAGCAGCTACTGGGACCGCTGTGTTGTGGGAGGTTACCTTTCCCCCAAAGCTGTAGCAGAGACCTTTGAGAAGGTTGTAGCTGGATCCATCAACTGGCCAGCAATTGGGTCTCTCTTGGATTATGTGATCcgtccagcagctcctccagcagatTTGACGTTGGAAGTCCAGTATGATCCAGAACGGCGTCTTTTTATTGACTTCCTACCATCCCTCACGCTGGGTGACATCGTCCTCGTGGCCAAACCTCATCGACTGGCCCAGAATGACAACCTATGGCGACTGAGTCTGCGGCCAGCAGAAACAGCTCGCCTCAGGGCCCTGGACCAGTGTGATTCTGGCTGCCGTTGCTTGTGCCTGAAGATCTTCAAAGCGGTATGCAAGTTGAACCCAGCCCTGGGTCACCTCACTGCCAGCCAGCTGACCAATGTCATCCTGCACCTGTCCCAAGAGGAGTCCAACTGGTCCCAGGATGTGCTGGCTGATCGCTTCTTGCAAGCGCTGAAGGGCTTGATCCGCTACTTGGAGGCAGGTGTCCTCCCTAGTTCTCTAAACCCCAAGGTGAACTTGTTTTCAGAGCTCACCCCAGAAGAGGTGGATGAATTGGGCTACACCCTCTATAGCTCTCTCTCAGAGCCAGAGTCTTTACTCCAGACGTAA
- the MGAT3 gene encoding beta-1,4-mannosyl-glycoprotein 4-beta-N-acetylglucosaminyltransferase, producing the protein MKMRRHKLFLTLCMAGLCLISFLHFLKALSYVTFPRDLASLSPNLVSSFFWNNAPVTPQVSPEPGGAEFLRTPLYSHSPLLQPLPPSRASEELHKVEFVLPEDTTEYFVRTKAGGVCFKPGTKVLEKPPVGGQLEERADGVASGRPARKPLSASGTKRRKWVECVCLPGWHGPSCGVPTVVQYSNLPTKDRLVPREIPRRVINAININHEFDLLDVRFHELGDVVDVFVVCESNFTAYGEPRPLKFREMLLNGSYEYIRHKVLYVFLDHFPAGGRQDGWIADDYLRTFLTRDGISRLRNLRPDDVFIIDDADEIPARDGVLFLKLYDGWTEPFAFHMRKSLYGFFWKQPGTLEVVSGCTMGMLQAVYATDGIRLRRREYYTMPGFRQYENSTGHILVQWSLGSPLHFAGWHCSWCFTPEGIYFKLVSAQNGDFPRWGDYEDKRDLNYIRELIRTGGWFDGTTQEYPPADPKEHMYAPKYLLKNYQQFHYLLENPYRKAEGAG; encoded by the coding sequence ATGAAGATGAGACGCCATAAGCTTTTTCTGACTCTCTGCATGGCTGGTCTCTGCCTCATCTCCTTCTTGCACTTCCTGAAGGCCCTTTCCTATGTCACCTTCCCCCGGGACCTGGCTTCACTTAGCCCCAACCTCGTCTCCAGCTTCTTCTGGAACAATGCCCCCGTCACACCACAGGTTAGCCCTGAGCCAGGGGGTGCAGAATTCCTCCGCACACCCCTGTACTCCCACTCTCCTTTACTCCAGCCCCTGCCACCCAGCAGAGCCAGTGAAGAGCTGCATAAAGTCGAGTTTGTGTTGCCGGAAGACACAACAGAATATTTTGTCCGAACCAAAGCCGGTGGTGTCTGCTTTAAACCAGGTACCAAGGTGTTGGAGAAGCCACCAGTGGGAGGGCAGCTGGAGGAGCGCGCAGATGGTGTGGCCTCAGGGCGGCCTGCTCGCAAGCCACTGAGCGCCAGTGGGACCAAGCGGCGCAAGTGGGTGGAGTGTGTGTGCTTGCCAGGCTGGCACGGCCCCAGCTGCGGTGTTCCCACTGTAGTCCAGTACTCCAACCTGCCCACCAAGGACCGCCTGGTGCCAAGGGAGATCCCCCGGCGGGTCATCAACGCTATCAACATCAACCATGAGTTTGACCTGCTGGACGTCCGCTTCCACGAGCTAGGAGATGTGGTGGATGTCTTTGTGGTGTGTGAGTCGAACTTCACGGCCTATGGAGAGCCACGGCCCCTCAAGTTCCGCGAGATGCTCCTCAATGGCTCCTACGAGTACATCCGCCACAAAGTGCTCTATGTCTTCCTGGACCACTTCCCTGCTGGTGGGCGCCAGGATGGCTGGATCGCTGACGATTACTTGCGCACCTTCCTCACCCGAGATGGTATCTCTCGTCTCCGCAACCTGCGCCCAGATGACGTCTTCATCATCGATGATGCTGATGAGATACCAGCTCGTGATGGAGTGCTCTTCCTCAAGCTCTACGATGGCTGGACAGAACCCTTCGCCTTTCACATGCGCAAGTCTCTCTACGGCTTCTTCTGGAAGCAACCGGGCACCTTGGAGGTGGTCTCAGGCTGCACTATGGGCATGCTCCAGGCTGTCTATGCTACCGATGGGATCCGTCTGCGACGCCGTGAATACTACACCATGCCTGGCTTCCGGCAGTATGAGAACAGCACGGGACACATCCTGGTGCAGTGGTCGCTGGGCAGCCCCCTCCACTTTGCTGGCTGGCACTGCTCCTGGTGTTTCACCCCAGAGGGGATCTACTTCAAACTGGTATCTGCCCAGAATGGGGACTTCCCCCGTTGGGGTGACTATGAGGATAAACGAGACCTCAATTATATCCGGGAGCTGATCCGGACTGGTGGCTGGTTCGATGGTACGACGCAGGAATATCCTCCTGCTGACCCTAAGGAGCACATGTATGCTCCCAAGTATCTGCTCAAGAACTACCAGCAGTTCCACTACTTGCTGGAGAACCCGTATCGAAAAGCGGAGGGTGCTGGTTGA